The sequence below is a genomic window from Carassius carassius chromosome 45, fCarCar2.1, whole genome shotgun sequence.
ttgttaaggaaagtcttgcaaaagtttggctgaCTGGAATAACTCTCTggtgccggaagtcgcggctctggccggatgtggtcctgggaggtctcccggggggaCGGGCAGCGCAGGCAATGCGGTGGgcacagtgggagaggtgagttggtgaatctgctgggtgagctcggacacctgtgtcaccagcgcttgtttacaatgctctcctgctgctgatccatgcggttgacacTGCTGGAAgctggaagcaagtgcgagttgaACAATGTTTAATGAGACTAtgaagacaatacaaaactggaacacaaataacgctgggaggaaggtactgtccaagatggtggagaggagtgatgaatccggaaggcggaggtgagaaggcagcaggagagggtagcacaggaactgcggggaagcaagccgaaggtaagttgtgttgcttgatggtggttgcgaagagtggacggggttccgggggaagacacggacatccaacgcagaaacacacaagaaagcaagacatgggttacaaacaggaaacaacgctctcacgaacacaagacgttagacaagccattatatagggatgagtaatgagtgacagctgttgctgatgacaattaacggagacgcccacaaactaatcagtgctgacacgtAACACagagacttcacccacaaagtgcaaacccagagatcacggtttaccaaccgtgacactttGTTCATACCTTATAAAACATTACCATGGCAACCCTAGTTTCTGCACAAACACCACATTTGCCACAACTAGAGTTACTACAATGCAACTAAAATAACTTGCCATTATCCACCACTGCCAGAGAGTAGATAAAATCACAAAATGATTCTAAAAGCCTCATATAACAAAGAAGATGCTATATTTATCTATTATGGTTTTAGAGCAAAACAGCCTGCGTTTTAGTGGAAATCGTGGCATAAAAGCAATGCTTAAACTGAAATGGATTCCATCTGGTATAACAGAGCAGTCTGAAGGGTTAAATGTGCATAGTCTTTTCCATCATTTAGGGAATTTTTTTCACCGTGATTCAGTTTAGCTTAAAATTTactgccatttatgtttttttttaaatatataactgtTTATTAGGGGTATAATGGTAGGCTGGTTTGTTTTCATTACTGTAGAGGGAAAGATTACTTTCCTTTTTTCATGAAAACACACTTAACTAACACTATGGCtcgttctttaaataaaaaaaattgtcattgctGCAACCGGCTGCAACCCATTTACAACAACAGCATTTGCAACACAAGTCACATTGCAGTTTATGGTACTGCTGTAAATGGATGAAGAGATTTGAAGTGCTTTCTCTTTGGGTTGCAAAATATTTGAGCTAAAAGTCTATTTTACTCAGAATAATGCTCTTTggtcaaaaattattattattatgattattctaGACAAATGTCCTCATCACAGACACTTTCTGAACCTCCAGGTAGATGCAGTGACCACACTACAGATTCCTTCACCCTCCTGCTCTGACTCCCAGATGTGCTGGAGGTTTAAACTTCTGATGTTCTGAAGCAGAAAGCAAGGTAATTTCTTCTGGCTGCGTTATTGCTTGAATATTTAATCGTTTCCTGCCTCTCGCACCCCCCACACCCCCTCCAAATCACTCAGTCTATAATGACACCTCTCACGCCAACCCCCTGGCTGCCTTTCCTCTCTGATTGCTACAGTAACGCTTGCAGATGCCTGCTCCTGTTGCCATGACACCCGTTATTTCCCGAAGGTGCACCGCTGATCATTGAAGGAAATATTCATGTGCGTGTCTGTCTGTATGTAGACTGTGTGTGGTTGACCTTCGATTTGCAGCGGTATATGCGCGATTATGGGTGTGCCTGTGGATTGTAACCGCTTCAGGTGCACCCTGGTCTGCTCTGTTCTATTGATACAGTGCTTTCATAACAGCGTTTAACCCCCTCAACACCTGTGTGATATTTCACAGCTGCGCGTCCAGTATGAATGCTAATCGTGGCTCTGATGGCGTTGGAAACTAGAGCCCACTGACAGTTCACAGCGGAATTTCAAACACTAATTCACACTTACAATTTGCGTATGTGTTGTTGTACATAAATCATCTGTGAAAAGGGGAAACGTGGCATGTGtgagcatgcgtgtgtgtgtgtctgtttgtttgtaaGTGTGTTTGGATATCGTCTCCCAAATGCAGAGAATGTCAATTATAATCGCattattacatttgcatttacattagatctacatttacatttattcatttagcagacgcttttatccaaagcaatttgcAACTGGGAAGTACATCAAGCCATTCATCTTAAAGACGCAaatagacacaggaagtgctggaGTTTCCAGCATTGTTCAgattagtacacacacacacacacacacacacacacacacacacctggtaaAAGGCTTTCTGTGATactcgattctgattggtcaattacAGGTTTGCTGTCAAAagaaaatggtaacactttagtatagggaccaattctcactagttgcgtattagcatgtatattattaaaatattgtctgtttattagtacttataaagcacatattctgcacgaCTATTACTAGGCTACATCCCTgatcccaatacctaaacttaacaactacattactaactattaataagcagcaaattggttTGTTTAgttggagtttattgaggcaaaagtcatagttaatggtttgttaataatgagaaatgttttaaaagtgttaaacattttttatttacttattaatgtattcattaatctagttcattttaaaaagtaacttaaatattgcaatttagtatttcagaatattttattgtttaatgctatttattgttttattcatttatattttaatttgaaattcttCTTGGCGTACCTTTAAAgtattatttgtaaatgtaagCTTGCTTATTTTTtgccattacaaaaaaaaaaaaaagaagaagtataTAGGCCTTGTATAAACTGTATAAAGCCATGCTCACATGCTAATAAATTAGAAGTGTATCAGGCAAGCAAAGCAGTATGTTTCTGAAAGTAATTTTCACACCCAAAAGAAGTAGGGTTCTTTATTGACTGTTGTGGAatactcaattctgattggtcaaccacAGGTCTGCCatttaataattttgcttaaTGACCATGAATGAATGTTGCTCAAGGCAAAAGTTTTAGTCTCTTGAATCACGACACACTCCTTCTTCtcacataattataaaaaaagtaatttttttaatatacattaattcatttaatgtACCTCATTAATACAATCAACAATTATTAATTTAGTCAAACATTTTCCTATGATGCCTATGATCAcatgattaataaaaaattatctgtctctctctctctctctctctctctctctctctctgtatgtgtatTAGCACAGAAAGTGTATTCTACCTAAGTCCATCCATTTGTGCTGATAAAAGCAATCTCAGGTGACTTTACGTCTTGTGTCCAAAGTATCTCCAAACTATCTTTATCCTCTCAACCCCATTTATCATATAACTTTTAGTTCTCACCCCACTGTTCTAATTTGAAATATATCCCCCTAACTTTAAACCTCATCTTAATTCTGATAAGGTTCACCGTTCTGAGATTTGCAGCGATGCATAATTCATGTCTCCCACTGTCCTTCTTAATGTTGTGTCAGTCTTTTCATCATATTGTGGAAATGACTCTTCCAATTTTAGGGAGATGTTCTCATGTATTCAACAGCAGCGACAGGCTTTCTAGACATCAGACTAAATTATGCCGTTTGCTATTGATTCATCACTAACAAAAGGCATCTTAAGTGCTATAAAGAAAGGGTTAAATTGGTTATCCTACTACATTTCATTTCCTTCAGATGGAAAATCTTGTTGATTTGAAAAGCAGCTCTTCCATTTCCATACAAGTGTAGCTGtctcagactgtgtgtgtgtgtgtgtgtgtgtgcgtgtgtgtgttccagCAGCTTGTCTGTGGCTCACTCATGTTTCAAACTTATCAATTGTAACCAGTTTCCATAGCAACATTTCCCAAGAGgtgaagagagagggagaaaaagagcagaaagagaaacagactTTGGCAATGGAGTGTGTGTGATAACATGCATGTTTCTGCATGCGCTGCACATAAACTACACTCTGCTGCTGTTTGATAATATTCATGTTTCAAAACAGCAATTTGGGGGGTTTGCTgagatttttatattatttatgtattgctCTGTTCTATTTTCCTGCTCCATTTTCATACCAAATTGCTTTTCAAAGATTTGGCAAATGTTTCAGCTGTGAGGCCATGGACAGAAAACCTATTTTGGACAGGCTTTTTGGTTTTGATTTTCagcaagcaagagagagagagagagagagagagagagagagagagggacaacctaacataaaatgcatttcattctTTTTGTGTCTCCATGGCAACCAAACTTCCTTAGCCTCTTATTGACTCCAGTGCACTCacactttttctctctccctttcattATCActctttcacatttattttagctTGAGACTTGCAAGAATGTGCTCATATTCTTTATAAACTTTCTCTATCTCTTGGCCTTCATCATTTGccttgatcttttttttcttataacagttTCATCCCTTTACAATTTACGTAGTTCTTTTTTGGTGGAATTCAGTATCCTCCTTTTGCAGaccagctttttatttatttattttatataaaaaaacctcTCTCATTTCTACATGTATAAAGATTACAACATGTTGATCAAGTTATACCACTCAGACATTTGGGATTGGtaagagttttaaatgtttttgaaagaaatcgctTATGCTCTCCACATTTAATTGACAAcattattgtgtaatattatagaactcaacatttgaagtggttcaaaacctttcatcaaaattGTCCtaaacctaaaaccaaaatgcgttCTTGTATTAGAACAACTTTAgtgaacttttttgatccactttaaaTGATGACTACTGtatctttaaatgtaaaacaacagtttattattattattattattttaattattttaatatattttaaacttttattcctgtgatggttatGTTAAAGCAAaattttagcagccattattccagtgttcagtgtcacatgatcctttagaaatctttctaatatgctgatttgctgctaaagaaacatttcttattattatcgatgttgaaaaccttagtgatgcttaatatttttgtaaaaaataatcttacatatttttcagtattctttgaggAATAGAACATATATAAACCATAAAagcctttactgttacttttggtcaatttattgcatccttgctgaatagaaggcAAATTAATTCCAAGGTTAATTCCAACCCCAAAATGCAAATCAACAAACAGACTTCTTTTTCGGCAACATCGTTTTATTAGAACAGGTGTAATTGGTTTTGGAGTATATAAGATATTTGGTTGTATTCAACTGAATACAAACCAGAAAGTTACCAAAGGTGCTGTAGCGTATATTAATGAATCATGTATAAAAGACATAATCATGCAGGTATTCTTAAATGTAGATACTGCATGTGAACTAATATTAATCACAGAAAGACATTCAGTGATGATGTCTATATGAAGACCCAGTCACCTGTCTCTCGGCTCACATTCCTGTGTTATTAGCGATTGTCCAggatatatatattcacatttttgaGGGTATACATCAAGTCAAATCCAAAATGGAAAGAAGACCCGGGAGTTTGAACCAGAGAGGCAGTGTTGCCAAATAGCACTCAGTCTGTGTCATTATTAAATTGCTTGCTTTTAAGTTGAATATGAAGCCGTTCTAGGTAGTAAAGCGGCTCATGAGAGATACATTTGGCCACTCTATTCATATACAAAGCCAGAACACACATCTTAGGTAAATAATTATGAATCTACTTGTTTAGCAGACTGATGGACACAGCACAACACAGGAACTCCAGGTGAGGCAAATCGGGAGGCCTTATGATACACGGAACAGAGTGGCGTTATATGTCGGATATAGTCTAACAACACAGAAGATTGCCTGAAAAGTTTGTATTCGATGTGAGACCGTCATCATCAGTCCGTTGTCCAAAGCATCATCGGTGAACGTTTCCGACACCAGTTTCTCCATCATCTGCATCACGGTCCGCTGTGTCTGGCTGTCTCACGCACATCAGCCCACTCAACACAAATGAGTCTTCCTCTGTTGTTTGCTACAGTTCATCTGTTGGCATTCCAAaagtgcttttatgatttgtcacAGTCTGTCGAGTATTTGAACTCCGGCAGAGGTTGGGGTCGGGTCTCTCTTCCCTCCGGAATGGCCCGTCCTCCATGCCTGTCTCAATTAAGAGTCTGCCGCTCTGCTTGACCGCTCGTCCTCACCGCAGACCATGATGGATGAATCCGGATCATGGAGTGTCAGTCCTCAGCTGTGATGCTGCTCAAACAGTTTCCCCGGTTTGTGATACTTATCTCATTGGTTGATTTGCTTTGAAATGTCTTTGTAAACGTCACCATCAGATCTGACGTAAAAATGTGCGGTTGTTTAAGGACACTAATAGAACTACCCTGGCAATGTATTCAGAATTTAATCAATTATTATATCGTACCTCTACATACAGGGTACATTTATCTACCACAAATACTCAAATAGCAAATACTTAGCAGTTATTAAATACTTTGACATAACAAGTTATCTGAAGAAAAAGACGTTGCGACAAAGTCCACGGTCTGTTGATTTAAAATTCAAAGTAACACATTCTGTAATGGCCTCAGTAGCACTTCATACGTCTCTTCGTAGACATTAAGAACCATTTGTTGCTATGAGCAGTGGAAATTTTCAGCAGCCCTTGAGAAATTCAATGGTGTTACAAAACATCCACACTGCCTGAGTCTTATTTTGTTCACCATATTTCTCTCTTTCTATTGCGCTCGTTTTCTTTTGGTCCAGATCtccacttgttttttttaatggcagtTACTGAGGCAGCTTTACATTGACAGCTTTAAATGCCTCCTTGTCTTGAGCTTTTTCTACATCTATCCATCGTCCATCCCCACCCAGGAGTTCTGAGGAGGAGCTGAACAAGGTCTATGGATGAGGGAGAGGGAAGCGCGTCATAGTTCGGTCTTTATTCTGTCATTTTTCTCCTTCCTTTCACAGTCATCTGTCCTTCATTTGATCCCTTAGAAGCTGACCAAAGCATACACCATACTGCAAAAGAGAATGAGAGAACTTAATCAAGAGAGATATACTAAACACACTTTCACCCTTCTTAATTAAGAAAAGACATTCTGGGAAAAAGTCAGTGCCTTGtcatccatcagaaatcattttactatgctgattttgtgctcaagcaacatttcttattattaaacatgttttttcccccTGTTTCTTTCATTTCTTATTTTACATATCTTTTGTCTAGTTTGAGAAGTCCATTGTTCCTCTCAGATGATGAAGTATGTAATAGTTATGCCATCAATAAAATCCAAACATATGATCTCATAACATAGGATATCTAAACAGATAGGTGATCTATGAATGAGGAGGGTTTACCTGTACAAATAGTAGAAAAAGGAGAGAAGGTAGAAGCCTAGTTTGCACCAGGACTCTTTTTGGCAGTAATTCAGAATGTCTGCATTCATCACACTCACTGGATCATACATAACCTCAGACCCGTCTGCAGGACGGTGGAAAAACCTGAGGGAGATAAAAGTGAGGGGGAATTGCAACAGGGACCCATTTTGAAAGTAGATGTAAGTGAGGGACAGTTTGTACCTCCAGAGGTGATAGAGGAGCAGGGGGGTATTAAGGCCCAGAGTCACCCACTCCCCTGCACACATGAACATCAGACAGAACAGCCCATGGATGGAATACTCAGGAACCACCagctggaga
It includes:
- the cnih2 gene encoding protein cornichon homolog 2 is translated as MAFTFAAFCYMLTLVLCAALIFFVIWQIIAFDELRTDFKNPIDQSNPTRARERILNIERICNLLRRLVVPEYSIHGLFCLMFMCAGEWVTLGLNTPLLLYHLWRFFHRPADGSEVMYDPVSVMNADILNYCQKESWCKLGFYLLSFFYYLYSMVYALVSF